The following are encoded together in the Dehalococcoidia bacterium genome:
- a CDS encoding MFS transporter yields MRSRLFRLEYKWLVAIVFMFGLFMDILDSTAVNVAIPRLQADFHAPLSSVEWTVTGYLLSLALFIPGAGFLSDRFGTKRTFLLAMATFVIGSALCGQARSIEELVAFRFLQGMGGGMMTPVSTAILSREFPGEERAKASALISVPVIFAPILGPVLGGYLVEYTSWRWIFYINLPVGIVGFLLALRVLREHKEPYAQGR; encoded by the coding sequence ATGCGTTCGCGGCTCTTCCGGCTTGAGTACAAATGGCTCGTGGCGATCGTCTTCATGTTCGGGCTGTTCATGGACATCCTGGACAGCACCGCGGTCAACGTCGCCATCCCCCGCCTGCAGGCCGACTTCCACGCCCCGCTCTCCAGCGTCGAGTGGACGGTGACGGGCTACCTGCTCAGCCTGGCGCTGTTCATCCCCGGCGCGGGCTTTCTCTCCGACCGCTTTGGCACCAAACGCACCTTCTTGCTGGCGATGGCGACGTTTGTCATCGGCTCGGCGCTGTGCGGGCAGGCGCGCAGCATCGAGGAACTGGTCGCCTTCCGCTTCCTGCAGGGCATGGGCGGCGGCATGATGACGCCGGTGAGCACGGCGATCCTCTCGCGCGAGTTTCCCGGCGAGGAGCGGGCCAAGGCCTCGGCGCTGATCTCGGTGCCCGTGATCTTCGCGCCGATCCTCGGGCCGGTGCTCGGCGGCTACCTGGTCGAGTACACGAGCTGGCGCTGGATCTTCTACATCAACCTGCCGGTGGGCATCGTCGGCTTCCTGCTGGCGCTGCGGGTGCTGCGCGAGCACAAGGAGCCGTACGCGCAGGGCCG